A stretch of the Malus sylvestris chromosome 10, drMalSylv7.2, whole genome shotgun sequence genome encodes the following:
- the LOC126586095 gene encoding CLIP-associated protein isoform X2, whose translation MEEALELARAKDTKERMAGVERLHQLLEASRKSLTSSDVTSLVDCCLDLLKDNNFRVSQGALQALASAAVLSGDHLKLHFNALVPAVVERLGDGKQPVRDAARRLLLTLMEVSSPTIIVERAGSYAWAHKSWRVREEFARTVTSAIGLFASTELPLQRTILPPILQMLSDPNPGVRDAAIACIEEMYTQAGPQFRDELQRHHLPMSMLKDINARLERIEPKIRSSDGLSAVEAKPVNLNHKKSSPKAKSSSREASLFGAETDASEKSVDPIKVYSEKELIREIEKIASTLVPEKDWSIRIAAMQRIEGLVYGGAADYQCFRGLLKQLVGPLSTQLSDRRSSIVKQACHLLCFLSKELLGDFEACAEMFIPVLFKLVVITVLVIAESADNCIKTMLRNCKVARVLPRIAECAKNDRNAILRARCCDYALLILEYWADAPEIQRSADLYEDLIRCCVADAMSEVRSTARMCYRMFSKTWPERSRRLFSLFDPVIQRLINEEDGGIHRRHASPSVRDRGVSHTPQPSAASNLPGYGTSAIVAMDRSSSLSSGNSISSGLLLSQAKSLGKGTERSLESVLHASKQKVSAIESMLRGLDLSEKHNSTLQSSSLDLDSTTSSIHKSSSRNGGLVLSDIITQIQASKDSGKSSYRSNLSAEAVSTVSSYAMRRASERTQERGSIEENNDTREARRFMNSQIDRHYDTSHRDGNFRDSHSNHVPNFQRPLLRKNVTGRMSAGRRRSFDDSQLSLREMSNYVEGPASLNDALSEGLSPSSDWNARVAAFNYLRSLLQQGPRGIQEVIQNFEKVMKLFFQHLDDPHHKVAQAALTTLADIIPSCRKPFESYMERILPHVFSRLIDPKELVRQPCSTTLDIVSKTYSVDSLLPALLRSLDEQRSPKAKLAVIEFSIGSLNKHSLNPEGSGNSGILKLWLSKLAPLAHEKNTKLKEAAITCIISVYSHFDSVAVLNFILSLSVEEQNSLRRALKQYTPRIEVDLMNFLQNKKERQRLKSYDPSDVVGTSSEEGYVSASKKSHFFGRYSAGSVDSDGGRKWSSTQESAMVTGPVGQAASDDTRENLYQNFETGSNTDVLNPKSKDMSYTMNSMCQNFCSWTSPVDKVDGRVNLESLSTSCLDVNGLMSLDHIGVAETLGHDSEAPTDLDPNQYKLTAVKVNSAPESGPSIPQILHLISNGSEESPTASKRGALQQLIDASITNDHSLWTKYFNQILTVILEVLDDFESSIRELSLSLIVEMLKNQKDAMEDSVEVVIEKLLHVTKDVVPKVSNESEHCLSIVLAQYDPFRCLSVIVPLLVTEDEKTLVTCINCLTKLVGRLSQEELMAQLPSFLPALFEAFGNQSADVRKTVVFCLVDIYIMLGKAFLPYLEGLNSTQLRLVTIYANRISQARTGTSIDTNHD comes from the exons ATGGAGGAAGCGCTGGAGCTCGCGCGTGCCAAGGACACCAAGGAGCGCATGGCGGGAGTGGAGCGCCTGCATCAGCTTCTGGAAGCGTCCAGAAAGAGCCTGACTTCGTCGGACGTGACGTCGCTCGTCGACTGCTGCTTGGATCTTCTCAAGGACAACAACTTCAGAGTCTCCCAGGGCGCTCTGCAGGCCCTTGCCTCCGCCGCAGTGCTCTCCGGCGACCACCTCAAGCTCCATTTCAATGCGCTTGTTCCCGCCGTCGTTGAGCGTTTGGGCGATGGCAAACAGCCCGTCCGCGACGCCGCTAGGAGGCTCCTGCTTACTCTTATGGAG GTTTCTTCTCCGACAATAATCGTTGAAAGAGCAGGATCTTATGCCTGGGCGCACAAAAGCTGGAGAGTTCGAGAAGAGTTTGCACGAACGGTCACCTCAGCAATTGGACTTTTTGCATCAACTGAACTTCCACTTCAGCGGACTATACTTCCTCCG ATTCTACAGATGTTAAGTGATCCAAACCCTGGTGTAAGGGATGCAGCTATAGCGTGCATTGAG GAGATGTATACACAGGCAGGACCTCAATTCCGTGATGAACTTCAGAGGCACCACCTTCCTATGTCTATG CTGAAGGATATTAATGCGAGGTTAGAGAGGATTGAACCTAAGATTCGCTCGTCAGATGGACTGAGTGCTGTAGAAGCGAAGCCTGTGAACCTTAACCACAAGAAAAGTAGTCCAAAGGCCAAGAGTTCCTCGAGGGAGGCGTCTCTCTTTGGAG CGGAAACAGATGCTTCTGAAAAATCCGTAGACCCTATTAAAGTTTATTCAGAAAAGGAACTAATAAGGGAAATTGAGAAAATTGCTTCTACACTTGTACCAGAGAAAGACTGGTCAATTCGCATTGCTGCAATGCAGAGAATTGAAGGACTTGTATATGGAG GTGCTGCTGACTACCAATGTTTCCGGGGACTCCTGAAGCAACTTGTTGGGCCTCTGAGCACACAATTATCTGATCGAAGGTCCAGCATAGTGAAACAG GCTTGCCATCTGTTATGCTTTTTGTCAAAGGAGTTATTAGGAGATTTTGAGGCATGTGCGGAGATGTTCATTCCA GTTCTTTTCAAGCTGGTTGTGATTACTGTGCTTGTAATTGCAGAGTCTGCAGATAACTGCATAAAAACG ATGTTGCGTAATTGTAAAGTTGCTCGCGTGCTTCCACGAATTGCTGAATGTGCAAAGAATGACCGTAATGCAATACTTCGTGCAAG gTGCTGTGATTATGCACTGTTGATACTAGAGTATTGGGCTGATGCACCTGAAATACAGCGCTCGGCGGATTTGTATGAAGATCTAATAAGGTGTTGCGTGGCCGATGCAATGAGTGAG gtCCGATCAACTGCAAGAATGTGCTATAGAATGTTCTCAAAAACGTGGCCAGAGCGTTCCCGACGGTTATTTTCGCTATTTGATCCTGTTATTCAAAGG TTAATCAATGAAGAGGATGGGGGAATACATAGGCGTCATGCTTCTCCTTCCGTTCGTGATAGGGGTGTGTCACATACTCCGCAGCCATCTGCTGCCTCAAATTTGCCTGGATATGGAACTTCGGCTATTGTTGCAATGGATAGAAGTTCAAGCTTATCATCTGGCAATTCTATCTCATCGGGACTACTTCTGTCGCAAGCTAAGTCACTTGGTAAAGGTACTGAACGTAGTCTGGAAAGTGTGTTGCATGCAAGCAAACAGAAGGTCAGTGCAATTGAAAGCATGCTTAGAGGTTTGGATTTGTCTGAGAAACATAATTCAACTCTCCAGTCATCAAGCCTGGATCTAG ATTCAACTACCTCAAGTATCCATAAAAGTAGTAGCCGCAATGGTGGATTGGTTTTGTCCGATATCATTACACAAATTCAAGCTTCCAAAGATTCTGGTAAATCGTCATATCGCAGTAATCTATCAGCAGAAGCTGTGTCAACTGTTTCTTCATACGCAATGAGGAGAGCTTCCGAGAGAACTCAAGAAAGAGGTTCGATCGAAGAGAACAATGACACTAGGGAGGCTAGACGGTTTATGAACTCTCAAATCGATAGGCACTATGACACGTCTCACAGAGATGGGAACTTTAGGGATTCACATAGCAATCATGTGCCGAATTTTCAAAGGCCACTCTTAAGAAAGAATGTGACTGGAAGGATGTCTGCAGGCAGGAGGAGAAGTTTTGATGATAGCCAACTCTCACTCagggaaatgtcaaattatgTAGAAGGTCCCGCATCTCTAAATGATGCTCTGAGTGAGGGACTGAGTCCATCGTCTGACTGGAATGCTAGGGTTGCTGCATTTAATTATCTACGATCTTTGCTGCAGCAAGGCCCAAGGGGAATTCAAGAAGTGattcaaaattttgagaaagtaatgaAGTTATTTTTCCAACACTTGGATGATCCCCACCATAAAGTTGCTCAGGCAGCACTTACAACACTAGCAGATATTATTCCATCTTGCCGTAAGCCCTTTGAAAGTTACATGGAAAGGATCCTACCCCATGTTTTCTCACGGTTAATTGACCCAAAGGAGTTAGTTAGGCAGCCGTGTTCGACAACGTTAGATATTGTTAGCAAAACGTACAGTGTAGATTCCCTCTTGCCTGCGTTGCTCCGTTCACTTGATGAACAGCGATCACCAAAGGCCAAACTAGCTGTTATTGAGTTTTCCATTGGTTCTTTAAACAAGCATTCACTGAATCCTGAAGGTTCTGGTAATAGTGGCATCCTTAAATTATGGCTTTCTAAGTTGGCACCATTGGCCCATGAGAAAAATACTAAACTAAAGGAGGCAGCCATTACGTGCATAATATCCGTTTACTCTCACTTTGATTCAGTAGCTGTCTTGAATTTTATTCTTAGTTTGTCAGTTGAAGAACAAAATTCTTTGAGAAGGGCCCTGAAACAGTACACTCCTCGCATTGAAGTGGACCTTATGAACTTCTTGCAAAACAAGAAAGAGCGACAGCGCCTCAAGTCTTATGATCCATCTGATGTAGTTGGAACATCTTCTGAAGAAGGATATGTTAGCGCCTCAAAGAAAAGTCACTTCTTTGGGAGGTATTCTGCTGGTTCAGTTGATAGTGATGGCGGCAGGAAGTGGAGTTCAACCCAAGAATCAGCCATGGTCACCGGCCCTGTTGGCCAAGCAGCTTCTGATGACACACGGGAGAACTTGTATCAGAATTTTGAGACTGGTTCCAACACTGATGTTCTCAATCCAAAATCCAAGGATATGTCTTACACTATGAATTCCATGTGTCAGAACTTCTGCTCCTGGACTAGCCCAGTGGATAAAGTTGATGGTAGAGTAAATTTAGAAAGCTTGTCTACTTCTTGCCTGGACGTTAATGGTCTTATGAGCTTGGACCATATAGGGGTTGCTGAGACTCTTGGGCATGATAGTGAAGCTCCCACCGACTTGGACCCTAATCAATATAAACTTACAGCTGTGAAGGTTAATTCTGCACCAGAATCAGGTCCCAGCATTCCTCAAATACTTCATCTG ATCAGCAATGGAAGTGAGGAAAGCCCTACAGCAAGCAAACGTGGTGCACTTCAACAATTAATTGATGCTTCCATAACTAATGACCACTCTCTTTGGACCAAG TACTTCAATCAGATTTTGACTGTTATACTCGAGGTGTTGGATGATTTTGAGTCCTCGATTCGGGAACTCTCTCTTTCCTTGATTGTTGAAATGCTTAAGAACCAG AAAGATGCAATGGAAGATTCTGTTGAGGTCGTAATTGAGAAGCTGCTTCATGTTACGAAGGATGTCGTTCCCAAG GTTTCAAATGAATCTGAGCACTGCTTGAGTATCGTTTTGGCCCAGTATGATCCATTCAGATGTCTAAGC GTTATTGTCCCTCTGTTGGTAACTGAAGATGAGAAAACTCTTGTTACTTGCATCAACTGTTTGACAAAG CTTGTGGGCCGGCTTTCACAAGAGGAATTGATGGCTCAGTTGCCATCATTTTTGCCTGCACTTTTCGAAGCGTTTGGAAACCAGAGTGCTGACGTTCGCAAG ACTGTTGTCTTCTGTTTAGTCGATATATACATCATGCTAGGAAAAGCGTTCTTGCCATACCTGGAGGGACTCAACAGCACGCAGTTACGGCTGGTGACTATTTACGCCAACAGAATTTCACAGGCCAGGACGGGCACGTCAATTGACACCAACCATGATTAG
- the LOC126586095 gene encoding CLIP-associated protein isoform X1 produces MEEALELARAKDTKERMAGVERLHQLLEASRKSLTSSDVTSLVDCCLDLLKDNNFRVSQGALQALASAAVLSGDHLKLHFNALVPAVVERLGDGKQPVRDAARRLLLTLMEVSSPTIIVERAGSYAWAHKSWRVREEFARTVTSAIGLFASTELPLQRTILPPILQMLSDPNPGVRDAAIACIEEMYTQAGPQFRDELQRHHLPMSMLKDINARLERIEPKIRSSDGLSAVEAKPVNLNHKKSSPKAKSSSREASLFGAETDASEKSVDPIKVYSEKELIREIEKIASTLVPEKDWSIRIAAMQRIEGLVYGGAADYQCFRGLLKQLVGPLSTQLSDRRSSIVKQACHLLCFLSKELLGDFEACAEMFIPVLFKLVVITVLVIAESADNCIKTMLRNCKVARVLPRIAECAKNDRNAILRARCCDYALLILEYWADAPEIQRSADLYEDLIRCCVADAMSEVRSTARMCYRMFSKTWPERSRRLFSLFDPVIQRLINEEDGGIHRRHASPSVRDRGVSHTPQPSAASNLPGYGTSAIVAMDRSSSLSSGNSISSGLLLSQAKSLGKGTERSLESVLHASKQKVSAIESMLRGLDLSEKHNSTLQSSSLDLGVDPPSSRDPPFPAAAPASNHLSNSLMADSTTSSIHKSSSRNGGLVLSDIITQIQASKDSGKSSYRSNLSAEAVSTVSSYAMRRASERTQERGSIEENNDTREARRFMNSQIDRHYDTSHRDGNFRDSHSNHVPNFQRPLLRKNVTGRMSAGRRRSFDDSQLSLREMSNYVEGPASLNDALSEGLSPSSDWNARVAAFNYLRSLLQQGPRGIQEVIQNFEKVMKLFFQHLDDPHHKVAQAALTTLADIIPSCRKPFESYMERILPHVFSRLIDPKELVRQPCSTTLDIVSKTYSVDSLLPALLRSLDEQRSPKAKLAVIEFSIGSLNKHSLNPEGSGNSGILKLWLSKLAPLAHEKNTKLKEAAITCIISVYSHFDSVAVLNFILSLSVEEQNSLRRALKQYTPRIEVDLMNFLQNKKERQRLKSYDPSDVVGTSSEEGYVSASKKSHFFGRYSAGSVDSDGGRKWSSTQESAMVTGPVGQAASDDTRENLYQNFETGSNTDVLNPKSKDMSYTMNSMCQNFCSWTSPVDKVDGRVNLESLSTSCLDVNGLMSLDHIGVAETLGHDSEAPTDLDPNQYKLTAVKVNSAPESGPSIPQILHLISNGSEESPTASKRGALQQLIDASITNDHSLWTKYFNQILTVILEVLDDFESSIRELSLSLIVEMLKNQKDAMEDSVEVVIEKLLHVTKDVVPKVSNESEHCLSIVLAQYDPFRCLSVIVPLLVTEDEKTLVTCINCLTKLVGRLSQEELMAQLPSFLPALFEAFGNQSADVRKTVVFCLVDIYIMLGKAFLPYLEGLNSTQLRLVTIYANRISQARTGTSIDTNHD; encoded by the exons ATGGAGGAAGCGCTGGAGCTCGCGCGTGCCAAGGACACCAAGGAGCGCATGGCGGGAGTGGAGCGCCTGCATCAGCTTCTGGAAGCGTCCAGAAAGAGCCTGACTTCGTCGGACGTGACGTCGCTCGTCGACTGCTGCTTGGATCTTCTCAAGGACAACAACTTCAGAGTCTCCCAGGGCGCTCTGCAGGCCCTTGCCTCCGCCGCAGTGCTCTCCGGCGACCACCTCAAGCTCCATTTCAATGCGCTTGTTCCCGCCGTCGTTGAGCGTTTGGGCGATGGCAAACAGCCCGTCCGCGACGCCGCTAGGAGGCTCCTGCTTACTCTTATGGAG GTTTCTTCTCCGACAATAATCGTTGAAAGAGCAGGATCTTATGCCTGGGCGCACAAAAGCTGGAGAGTTCGAGAAGAGTTTGCACGAACGGTCACCTCAGCAATTGGACTTTTTGCATCAACTGAACTTCCACTTCAGCGGACTATACTTCCTCCG ATTCTACAGATGTTAAGTGATCCAAACCCTGGTGTAAGGGATGCAGCTATAGCGTGCATTGAG GAGATGTATACACAGGCAGGACCTCAATTCCGTGATGAACTTCAGAGGCACCACCTTCCTATGTCTATG CTGAAGGATATTAATGCGAGGTTAGAGAGGATTGAACCTAAGATTCGCTCGTCAGATGGACTGAGTGCTGTAGAAGCGAAGCCTGTGAACCTTAACCACAAGAAAAGTAGTCCAAAGGCCAAGAGTTCCTCGAGGGAGGCGTCTCTCTTTGGAG CGGAAACAGATGCTTCTGAAAAATCCGTAGACCCTATTAAAGTTTATTCAGAAAAGGAACTAATAAGGGAAATTGAGAAAATTGCTTCTACACTTGTACCAGAGAAAGACTGGTCAATTCGCATTGCTGCAATGCAGAGAATTGAAGGACTTGTATATGGAG GTGCTGCTGACTACCAATGTTTCCGGGGACTCCTGAAGCAACTTGTTGGGCCTCTGAGCACACAATTATCTGATCGAAGGTCCAGCATAGTGAAACAG GCTTGCCATCTGTTATGCTTTTTGTCAAAGGAGTTATTAGGAGATTTTGAGGCATGTGCGGAGATGTTCATTCCA GTTCTTTTCAAGCTGGTTGTGATTACTGTGCTTGTAATTGCAGAGTCTGCAGATAACTGCATAAAAACG ATGTTGCGTAATTGTAAAGTTGCTCGCGTGCTTCCACGAATTGCTGAATGTGCAAAGAATGACCGTAATGCAATACTTCGTGCAAG gTGCTGTGATTATGCACTGTTGATACTAGAGTATTGGGCTGATGCACCTGAAATACAGCGCTCGGCGGATTTGTATGAAGATCTAATAAGGTGTTGCGTGGCCGATGCAATGAGTGAG gtCCGATCAACTGCAAGAATGTGCTATAGAATGTTCTCAAAAACGTGGCCAGAGCGTTCCCGACGGTTATTTTCGCTATTTGATCCTGTTATTCAAAGG TTAATCAATGAAGAGGATGGGGGAATACATAGGCGTCATGCTTCTCCTTCCGTTCGTGATAGGGGTGTGTCACATACTCCGCAGCCATCTGCTGCCTCAAATTTGCCTGGATATGGAACTTCGGCTATTGTTGCAATGGATAGAAGTTCAAGCTTATCATCTGGCAATTCTATCTCATCGGGACTACTTCTGTCGCAAGCTAAGTCACTTGGTAAAGGTACTGAACGTAGTCTGGAAAGTGTGTTGCATGCAAGCAAACAGAAGGTCAGTGCAATTGAAAGCATGCTTAGAGGTTTGGATTTGTCTGAGAAACATAATTCAACTCTCCAGTCATCAAGCCTGGATCTAG GAGTTGACCCTCCATCATCTCGTGATCCACCATTCCCTGCTGCTGCCCCAGCTTCTAATCATCTCTCAAACTCTTTAATGGCAGATTCAACTACCTCAAGTATCCATAAAAGTAGTAGCCGCAATGGTGGATTGGTTTTGTCCGATATCATTACACAAATTCAAGCTTCCAAAGATTCTGGTAAATCGTCATATCGCAGTAATCTATCAGCAGAAGCTGTGTCAACTGTTTCTTCATACGCAATGAGGAGAGCTTCCGAGAGAACTCAAGAAAGAGGTTCGATCGAAGAGAACAATGACACTAGGGAGGCTAGACGGTTTATGAACTCTCAAATCGATAGGCACTATGACACGTCTCACAGAGATGGGAACTTTAGGGATTCACATAGCAATCATGTGCCGAATTTTCAAAGGCCACTCTTAAGAAAGAATGTGACTGGAAGGATGTCTGCAGGCAGGAGGAGAAGTTTTGATGATAGCCAACTCTCACTCagggaaatgtcaaattatgTAGAAGGTCCCGCATCTCTAAATGATGCTCTGAGTGAGGGACTGAGTCCATCGTCTGACTGGAATGCTAGGGTTGCTGCATTTAATTATCTACGATCTTTGCTGCAGCAAGGCCCAAGGGGAATTCAAGAAGTGattcaaaattttgagaaagtaatgaAGTTATTTTTCCAACACTTGGATGATCCCCACCATAAAGTTGCTCAGGCAGCACTTACAACACTAGCAGATATTATTCCATCTTGCCGTAAGCCCTTTGAAAGTTACATGGAAAGGATCCTACCCCATGTTTTCTCACGGTTAATTGACCCAAAGGAGTTAGTTAGGCAGCCGTGTTCGACAACGTTAGATATTGTTAGCAAAACGTACAGTGTAGATTCCCTCTTGCCTGCGTTGCTCCGTTCACTTGATGAACAGCGATCACCAAAGGCCAAACTAGCTGTTATTGAGTTTTCCATTGGTTCTTTAAACAAGCATTCACTGAATCCTGAAGGTTCTGGTAATAGTGGCATCCTTAAATTATGGCTTTCTAAGTTGGCACCATTGGCCCATGAGAAAAATACTAAACTAAAGGAGGCAGCCATTACGTGCATAATATCCGTTTACTCTCACTTTGATTCAGTAGCTGTCTTGAATTTTATTCTTAGTTTGTCAGTTGAAGAACAAAATTCTTTGAGAAGGGCCCTGAAACAGTACACTCCTCGCATTGAAGTGGACCTTATGAACTTCTTGCAAAACAAGAAAGAGCGACAGCGCCTCAAGTCTTATGATCCATCTGATGTAGTTGGAACATCTTCTGAAGAAGGATATGTTAGCGCCTCAAAGAAAAGTCACTTCTTTGGGAGGTATTCTGCTGGTTCAGTTGATAGTGATGGCGGCAGGAAGTGGAGTTCAACCCAAGAATCAGCCATGGTCACCGGCCCTGTTGGCCAAGCAGCTTCTGATGACACACGGGAGAACTTGTATCAGAATTTTGAGACTGGTTCCAACACTGATGTTCTCAATCCAAAATCCAAGGATATGTCTTACACTATGAATTCCATGTGTCAGAACTTCTGCTCCTGGACTAGCCCAGTGGATAAAGTTGATGGTAGAGTAAATTTAGAAAGCTTGTCTACTTCTTGCCTGGACGTTAATGGTCTTATGAGCTTGGACCATATAGGGGTTGCTGAGACTCTTGGGCATGATAGTGAAGCTCCCACCGACTTGGACCCTAATCAATATAAACTTACAGCTGTGAAGGTTAATTCTGCACCAGAATCAGGTCCCAGCATTCCTCAAATACTTCATCTG ATCAGCAATGGAAGTGAGGAAAGCCCTACAGCAAGCAAACGTGGTGCACTTCAACAATTAATTGATGCTTCCATAACTAATGACCACTCTCTTTGGACCAAG TACTTCAATCAGATTTTGACTGTTATACTCGAGGTGTTGGATGATTTTGAGTCCTCGATTCGGGAACTCTCTCTTTCCTTGATTGTTGAAATGCTTAAGAACCAG AAAGATGCAATGGAAGATTCTGTTGAGGTCGTAATTGAGAAGCTGCTTCATGTTACGAAGGATGTCGTTCCCAAG GTTTCAAATGAATCTGAGCACTGCTTGAGTATCGTTTTGGCCCAGTATGATCCATTCAGATGTCTAAGC GTTATTGTCCCTCTGTTGGTAACTGAAGATGAGAAAACTCTTGTTACTTGCATCAACTGTTTGACAAAG CTTGTGGGCCGGCTTTCACAAGAGGAATTGATGGCTCAGTTGCCATCATTTTTGCCTGCACTTTTCGAAGCGTTTGGAAACCAGAGTGCTGACGTTCGCAAG ACTGTTGTCTTCTGTTTAGTCGATATATACATCATGCTAGGAAAAGCGTTCTTGCCATACCTGGAGGGACTCAACAGCACGCAGTTACGGCTGGTGACTATTTACGCCAACAGAATTTCACAGGCCAGGACGGGCACGTCAATTGACACCAACCATGATTAG